In the genome of Nitrospinota bacterium, the window ATTGGCCGCCTTGACAAGGGCTCCGCACGCTTCGCTGGGGCCGCGGGCTCCGGAGAGTATCTTCCTGATTTCATCGTCCTCCACCAGCCCCGTAAGCCCGTCCGAGCATAAAAGCAGCCTGTCTCCATTCACCATCTCCAGAAACTTCGCGTCCGGCAGCGCCTCGCCGCGCATCCCCACATGGCGGGTTATCTGGCTCTTCGCCGGATGTTTTTTGATCTGCTCCTCGGATATCTCCCCGGAATCGAGCAATAGCTGCACCAGCGAGTGGTCCGTGGTCATCCTCACAAGTTTTTTGCTTCTGAAAAGGTATGCCCGGCTGTCGCCCATATGGGCGATGACCGTTCCGGCGCCCCGGAACAGGGCCATCACCACCGTGGAGCCCATGCCATATAACGCGGGGCGCTCCGAAGTTTCGTTGACGATCTGCTCGGAAAGCTCCACAATCGCCGCCTTGACCCGGTTTAGCGCCTCATCCCCCTTGAACGACGACAGCTTCGATGTCCATGATCCGACAAGCTGCGGCAGGGCATCCACCACTATCCTGGAGGCCACCTCCCCGGATGAGTGCCCACCCATCCCGTCGGCGACGATGAATACCCCATCCTTGCCGTCCATGAACAGGGAGTCTTCATTGGAGGAACGGACACGTCCCTTGTCCGTCACCCCGGCGAACGATTTGATCCGGATCAAACGGCCTCCTCGATGGCTTTTTTAAGCTGGACGGCCGATTTGAACGTCATGTCCGGCTGGTCTATCAAGGCCATGTCTATCACCTTTGCCAGCTTTTCCGGCACGTTGGGATTCCTGTCCCTTATCGGCACGGCCTTGTTCTGCAGCACTATCTGCCATGGATCCTTCCCCCTCGGAAAATCCCTGGGCACCGAGCCGGTCATCATGCTGTACAGCGTGGCGGCGATGGCCCACACGTCCACGTCGGGCTTTGCGTACTTGAAATTAATCACCTGCTGGCGCGGCATGAAAAGGGGGGTGCCCGCCGACGAGCCGGTCATCGTCTGGCCGCTCAGTCCAGCCAGGTCGAAAGCTTTGCCAAGCCCAACGTCCGCTATCTTGGCGGTGCGCTTGCCCCCCGCTCCGGAAAGAAAGATGTTGGCCGGTTTTATGTCCCGGTGGACAAGCCCCTTGGCCTGGCTTTCGGTACCGTCCGCAAGTTTAACGTTCACCGTGGCGTTGTGGATCGCGTCCAGCCCGTCGAGCGCCTGCAACGCTATCTCCACGGCCTCGTCCACGGGAAGCGTCCCTTTTCTCGATTTCATCAGCCCCTCCAGGGAGCCAAGATCGCAGAACTCCATGGTGAAATAAAAGACCCCGCCCGAATATCCGGTCTCCAGAAGCCGGACCACGTTTGGATGGTCCACCGCCCGGGCGTTTTCCACCTCGCGCAGAAACATGTCCTTGGAACGCTCGTCGGCCGCCACCTGGGGGAGCATCACCTTGAGCGCCACCTGGTGGTCGTCGCTTTCGCGCCGCGCCAGGTACACCGCCCCCATTCCGCCGCGCCCCAGCTCCTTGATTATCGAATAGCCTTTCACGCCTGCCACACCCTCGTCGCCGCCGTTCGCCTTTTCTATGAGCGCATGCACTATGTCCAGCGGGTCCTTCCGGCAGGCCATGCATATGTAAACTCCGTTGCGGTTGGCCGCCTCGTTTACCACGTCCCTGCCGCACTTGGCGCATTTCCTGGAAGTGATGGCGCCGGGCTTCGTGCTGTCTAGCATCCTCGTGGATCCCTGGCACGACGGGCAAAGGTACACCCCTTCGCCGGGGGAACACTCGCCCTCTATTTCCTCCGGGATTTCCTGGCCGCAGTGCTGGCACACGTGGGGAATCTTGACTTCGATCTTGAAAGTGGTCTCGCCGAGCTTTATCTCGTCCCCGTCCTTCAGGTCGTGCTCCGGGAAGGTTATGGACGATGTCTCCGCCGCGGACACTCCCGCCGGCCTCATGCCGATCTTTTTACCGTTGACGAAAGTGCCGTTGAGACTGCCAAAGTCCCGCACACGTATGTCCGGGGGATTAATGTCGAGCATGCAATGGTGGCGGGAGATGGTCTTGTGGGCGTCGTCGTCGGGGAGCCTCGGGTCGCAGTCGAAAGCGCGGCCGATAAGGCGCGTGGTCCTCTCGTCAAAAGAGAACTTAAGCCCCTCAAGCTTCCCTTTGATCACCGACAAGATTACCTTCGGCGGCATAAAGACCTCCGGTTAAAACCCAAAACCACCATAGCGCCCCAGGCGCTTTTCACAAGGTAATTATACGCGAAACGGAGGAAGGATATAGTTCATTTCACTGGATGGTAAATATCCCCGGTTCCTGGCATTTTTGGCTCAATTCCAGGCGAAACTTGACCGGGGCGCCGGACATTATTATCATCTGGAAAAAATGGAACTTGTTTTGATATAAAGGCATGAAGGTTTGCCGCCAGTAAAACTGGTCGGGGCGAGAGGATTTGAACCTCCGACCACCTGAACCCCATTCAGGTACGCTACCAGGCTGCGCCACGCCCCGATTTTCCAGAAACATCAATTCTACACGTTTCTCCGCCCGGCTTCAATCTCCCTTGCGAGCTTTTTGCCTAATGTTTCACGCCGTGCGTCGCGATCACGCGGAAAACCGTCATGAAAAGTATCTTTATATCGAGCAAAAGGGACATATTTTTCAAATAGTGCTCTTCCAGCGCCACCTTTTCGGGTATGGCCAGTTCGTCCCGCCCGTTCACCTGGGCCCATCCGGTGACGCCGGGGACAAGGTCGTTCACCCCCTTTTCTTCCCGCAGCGCCACCAGGTCGTTCTGGTTGAACAGCGCCGGGCGGGGGCCGACAAAGCTCATGTCTCCCTTCAATATGTTCCATAGCTGCGGAAGTTCGTCCAGGCTGGTCTTGCGAAGGAACGAGCCGATGGGGGTGAGAAACTGTGACGGATCGCTCATAAGGTGCGTGGCCACCTGCGGGGTCTTTATTTTCATGGTCCGCACCTTTATCATCCGGAAGGTCTTCTTCCCCCTGCCCACCCTTTTGGAATAATGGAAAACCGGGCCGGGGGATGTGACCTTCACGGCGGCGGCGACGGCGGCCATTACAAGCATGGAGGGAACGGCGAGCAACAGCGCCAACGCAACGTCGAATACCCGTTTCACCATACGTTCCGGACTTTCTCCCGTCTATAGTTGAAAAGCATCATACCAAATTATGAGTCTCTAGCAGGCCGGGCATGTTAGAAATAAGCCCGTATTTCCACGGTGAACGTGGATGGGGCGCCGCCATACTGGCTTTGCGCGCCGGTGACGGACGGCGGATCGCCCCGGGGTGACGAAAAACCAAGCGCCATCTCCATCTCGTCGGCGAGGGAATAAAGGAAGTATAAATAAGGGGCGTACGATCCATCGTCCAGGTTTATCACCGTCACCATCTCGCCCGTCAGCAACGGGGTGAATTCGTATCCGGCGCCAATGGCGGCGTAGTCTCTGGCCGGGTAATACTGGCCGGCCTGATAATCTTCCGCCGCTGTGGCGCCCGCGCCGTTGTGATAGTATTCAGCCCTCAAGGTAAGGCTGTTCTCGTATTTACGCTCCAGTTGAACGGCTATCTTCGCCGCTCCGGGCGCCCCATCTTCCGGATGGACGTAATGCCCCTCTCCCCTTATGCCCAGCTTCCCGATCTCCCCCTGGAACGATCCTCCGGTCACCACATCTCCATGGGCCCGTCCGGCCAGCGCCCCAATCTCCAGTCCGGCGGCTGATGTGGTCAATCGCGCCACATACGATGATTCGCCCCAGTCCACCCCATCGCCGTACCCGGAAGGGTCTGCGGGCTTTTTCTCGTAACCTAACGCGCTGGCTGCGGTGAACTGTGTCAGGTCGCCAAGCCGGGCCTCCACCCGCACGGCGTCCACGCCCGGTTTATACAGCCTGTAGAAAGTCGAAGCGGCGAACGGGGCGAAAAAATCGTTGGGGGTGAAATAATAGCAGGTGGCCATGCTGATTGGCTGGCGCCCGGCGATCACGTCCACCGGCCCGGCAGTGGCCCTCAGGTTGATCCTGTCCACATCCAAAAACGCCCGTGAGCCGCCATCGTTTCTCTCCGTCAGGTAAAGCGCCGGGCTTCGCATGACGCCGTAAGACGCTGCCCCGGCGGTCTGCGGAACGGTGGTGGAGACCAGCCGCTGCTCGGCGTGAAAATCCAGCTTGAGAAATTCACGGTACGTCCCTTCCAGCATCAGCCGGGCGGATATGTCCGTCCCATTATCTGTGGAGTGCGGATATATAAACGGCAAACCGGGATTGGAGCTAATAAAGACCGACTGATGGAACAGTATCCGCCCCTCCACATTCCCATCATCTGATTCAGACTTATAAAATGCGCCTGAAACGCCAGAGGACAAAACCAACGCCATTACGGCCAGCCATGAGGCCCTGATCATGGGCCGTCCGGGTTTGCGAACGTTTCCGATTCCACCTTGCCGTCCCGCATGACGATGATCCTGTGCGCCCTGTCCATGACCCGTTTATCATGGGTGGAAAAAAGGAAAGTGACGCCGTCCACATGGTTGAGCCGCTCCATAAGCTCCAATAGCGAATCGGTCGTGGCGGAGTCCACGTTGGCCGTCGGCTCGTCGGCCAGCACGATGGCCGGATCGTGGGCGATGGCCCGCGCTATGGCGACGCGCTGCTGCTGGCCGCCGGACATTTCGTCGGGCCGCCGGTTCTCAAGCCCGGCAAGCCCGACTTCATTCAGTATCGCCATCACCCGCTCACGCCGCTCCTTCTTCGGCCGGCCCTGAATGGAAAGCACGAACTCCGCGTTCTCATACGCCGTGAGCGTGGGGACCAGATTGTACGCCTGGAATATGAACCCTATCCTGTCGCGCCGCAGGTGGGACAGCTGTGAGCGGGACAACTCCGCCAGGTCTCTCCCCTCCAGCGACACCTTGCCGGACGTTGGTTTGTCCAGCGCGCCGATCATGTTAAGCGTGGTGGTCTTGCCGGAGCCGGACGGGCCGCAGATCACCGTGAACTCCCTCCGCTTGACCGTAAGGTCGAGCGATGACACCGCCGCCACTTCAATATGGCCGTGGGAATAGGTCTTTGTGACACCCTCCAGCTTCACAATCGGCCCGCTATCGTTCATTTTCTCACGCTCGAAAGCCAGCCGACGAACCCGCCAGCCATGACAAGTATTCCGGTGAATATAACAAGCTCCGCGCCGTCCGGCATGGACACTTCCAGAAAAGAGACCGCGGGATCGGCATTGTCATAATGGACTTTCACTTTTTTCCCTTCAGGATACCTTGCGGCGATTTTCCGCGCCTAGGCCTGGCTTAAGTGGCCCGAGTCCGTTTCGCCGAATGATATCGCATCGTTTTCATGTTTCGCCCCGCCTGCCTCGAATACGTATTTTATAACAGCTATGTGGGCCGGTGATTGCGCCGGAGCCTTTGCCGCCTCCACCCGGGAGACCGTCACAATGCCCTCGGCCACCGGCCATCCGCCGGCGTTCACCGCGCGAATCACACCGTAAAATCCATAAAATATCGTGGCCGCCCCACACACCGCCATCACCGGGAACAACTTTCTCATATTATCCCTGCGGCAGGTCAGTGCAGCCCGCCGCCCATATTCAGCCCGGCGACGCCGACTATTATCAACAGCAGCGACACGGCCTTAAGCCATGTCGCCGCCTCGCCGAACCATAATATTCCTATCATCGCGATGAGCGCGGTGCCGAGCCCGCTCCACACCGCGTATGCCACACCCACCTCCATTTTCTTCAACGTCATGGCAAGCGCGCCAAAGCTCAATCCGTAGAAAACGAACAAAAGGATGGAAGGAATGGGCTTCTGGAATCCGTCCGAAAGTTTCATGCAAGTCGTCCCGGACACTTCCATCAGAATCGCCACCACAAGGTAAATCCAGCTTGCCATGATTCAACTCCGTTATGTTCAGATAGTCTTCAAGCTCTCCACAGGGACCACCCTGCCCGCCTTCCACGCCGGGTACAGCCCCGCCGCCACCGCCAGGGAGAAAACGCCCGCCAGTATCCACATCACACTTTCCCGGTATAGCCGGAATTTCAGCACCGGATCTATCAGCACCCCGCTCACGTCCGTCCCCTCCTGCCAGTACCTGCTTAAGTCCAGCCCGACCTGGTGCATATACACGTACCACGGCGCCGTGACAATCACTCCCAGCGCAAGGCCGATAAGGCCCAGCCATATTGATTCGACCAGGACCATCATGAACAGCCGGGATGGGCGCATGCCGATGGCCAGCATCACGCCAAATTCGCGCTGCCGCTCCAGCACACCCATCATCATCGTGTTCAATATTCCCGCCGCTATCATTATCCCCACCAGGAACTGATAGAAATAGTTGAACGCCCTGTCCACCTCCACGTGCCCGGCAAGTTCCGCCTGCGTCTGGCTCCATGTCATGGACTCCACCCGCCGTCCGGCCAGAACGGCGGCTGCGGCGTCCCTTGCGATATTGGCGTCCCGGTAATCGTTTATGAACACGGACACGATCGTGGCCTCGTCCGGGGCGTATCCCAATGTCTGCCTGGCCGAATCTATGGGCAGCAGCACAGTGGCGCCGTCAACCTCGTCCACCCCTGTCTTGAACACGCCGGACACTCGGGCCATCTCGCTTACGATGTCCCCTTCGGCTGAAGTGGTGGTGTATATGAACTTCTTGCCGATCTTCAGGTTAAGCTTCTCCGCAAGCCTGGATCCGACGAGCGCCCCCCTGCCGGAAGTCCCGTCAAACACCGCTCCTTCCGTGACCGAGCTTAGAAACACGTTGGCGTCCGGCGTTTCCATGGCCGGGTCTATTCCAATGAACACTCCACCGGCGCTTTTTGACGCGCTGGCGAACATTGCCTGGCCGCTGATCCTGACGATGGCCTTTTCCACCCCCGGCTGGGCCAGAAGAAGATCGCGGATTTCACCCGCCGCGCCGATCCGTTTGGAAAGCGTGGGGCTGGCGTTGTATCCGGCCGGCTCTATGGTCACATGGCCAAAGCCCATCTTGGCGCTGGTGTTTATCATGTTTGTGTACGAATAATCCCCCATCGCCGTGAACGTCACGGACAAAAAGATGCCAAGCGCAATGCTAAGCGCCGTTATAAGTGTCCGGCGTTTGCGGCGCATAAGGTTGCGGGCGGCCATCCTGTTTATCATCCGTCACCTGTGATAGATGGCTTCCCTGGGATTGATCATGGCCGCTTTTATTCCCGGATATATCACCGCCAGCATCGCCACAAGAAAAAGGACAGCCAGCGGGAAAAGCACCGCCCCGGGGGTGACCCTTGCGTACCACACCGGATCCAGCGCCACTCCCCCCGCCGAAATGCCGGTGGAAACCCGTGAGAGGTCTATGCCATGCGATTGGGCGTACAGCGAAAGAGGCAATCCGGCCGCGCACGCCAGGACGCAGGCCACCGACGCCTCCAGCGCGGCCTCGGTGAGCACGATCCCCATAAGCCTCATTGGGGACAGCCCCACAGCCTTCATGACGCCGAACTCCGGTATCCTCTCGAACACGTTCATGAGCATTGCGTTGAGAGTCACCATCACGATGGCGGAATATGTTATCAGCAGCATCAGCGTGGTCATCACCTGGGTGATGTCGAGCATGCGCGCGATCACGGGGCGCATCTCCCTCCATGTCTTCGTCTCCAGCCCCGCCGCCGCCGCCCCAACCTGCGCCGCCGCCGTCTTCATGTCCGGGACCACGCCACGGCGGGACACGGCTATCTGGTGCGCACCATTGGGCATGACCATAACTTCGCGGAAGACCGGTTCGAGCATTATCACTCCGGCCCTGTCCGTCCCCTCCCCAACGAGTTTTAGCACTCCCCTGACAATGAAAATTTCATTGGCCGTGGAGCCGTCCATCGCCTGGCTGACTATCACGATTTCGCTCCCCGGCCCGGCGTTGAGGCTTTTCGCCAGTTTCTTTCCTATCACCACCCCTTTGAGGTCGCCTGGCGACAGCCAGCTCCCTTCCGATATGTGCCGTTGAAGCTGGGTGACGGACGCCTCGCGCTCAAAGTCCACCCCCTTCATCCACACGCCGCTGCTTGCCTGGCCCGCGGCCGCCAGGCCGAATCCATACAGCCTGGGCGCGGCGTTGTAGCCCATGGCGTCCAGTTTTTCAATCAGCGCGGCGGGATCCTTGACTGTATAGTAGATGTCCGGGTCCTCCCGGTATTTGGGCGAGTGTATCTGCATCTCGCCCGTCTCCATCTCCACCACGTTGCGCTCGATGGTCTCCACGATCCCGTCCACAAGGGTGGAGTACAGGATCATGATCCCGCCGGCAAGGGCCATGGCGCCCACCGTGGCGGCGGCGCGCAGCCTGTTGCGCCCCAGGTTCCTGAAAGCAAGCGTTGCCATGTTCATGGAGCCGTCACCTGCGAAGCTCGGAAATGGAAAAAAACGCGTCTCCAAGCGGCATGTCGAACTGCAGTTCCTCATAGAAAAGCTCAGTGTACTCGTCCGGTTTGCCGGACGGCGTCACCCTCTGGATGGCGGGCATCTTCCTCCCCCCGAACATCTTCACATCCGAAAACGTCATCCGCCGCACCGGCGCGCCGTCCTCATCGAAAAAATCCTCGCGCACGGGGATGTAATTCTCCCCGTCAATTTCCGTGAGGAGGACGATTTTCCCCCACACCACCGCGGCCTCCGGTTTTGGGATCAAGGTGAACTCCATCATCTCTTTCCCGTCGCGCCTGCCTTCAAAGGTGATCCTGGTCTCGTAGTCGTCGGTGAGCCTCGATTCTTTCACCAGGTCGTCATTTGTGAAATGGCTTCCCATCCATGACCCCATCATCATGCCGGATGTGAGCCTTATCGTCCTGTCGGTCTTCGGCAGGTAGGTGTATATCTCGGTACCGGACTTTAGCGTGGCGGTCCCTTTTTCCTTGATAGGGGAGATGATGCGCACCAGCGTTTTTTCCTTCCCCTTGGACCACGCCTCCATCCCGAGCGAGCGGGTGTAGTTGGCCGTCTTGACGCGCATCATAAGCTTCGCATGGGAGGACTTGCCGCGCCACATGTCGTCAATCTTCCGCAGTATCTCGTCCGCCCGGGAAGAGGAAGGGAAAGCCTCGGGCGCATGTCCGCATATTATCGCGGCGGCGAGGACAATAATCGCGGCGGACCATTTTGTCTTCATATGGTTCAATTATAGACCGCAACCTCGGCTCCGCGCCACGGTGAGAGGCGGCACGTCTGAAAAGGGGGGGGCGACCGGCGGAACCGCTATTTCCCGGCGGGCGCGGCCTGGTGTTCCCGGCGTATCTTGTTCTTTAGAGCTTCGATCTCTTTTTCAATCTCCTTGCATCTTCCGGCGAGGGATGGATTCGTGCATGCGCGGGTACGTTCGTGCAAAAGGTTGGTGAGACGGAGATTTTCGGCGGGCATGTCGTAAGCGTGCATGCCGGAATAAAACATGGCCGCCGCGATAATGGCC includes:
- a CDS encoding sugar transferase translates to MKRVFDVALALLLAVPSMLVMAAVAAAVKVTSPGPVFHYSKRVGRGKKTFRMIKVRTMKIKTPQVATHLMSDPSQFLTPIGSFLRKTSLDELPQLWNILKGDMSFVGPRPALFNQNDLVALREEKGVNDLVPGVTGWAQVNGRDELAIPEKVALEEHYLKNMSLLLDIKILFMTVFRVIATHGVKH
- a CDS encoding ABC transporter ATP-binding protein encodes the protein MNDSGPIVKLEGVTKTYSHGHIEVAAVSSLDLTVKRREFTVICGPSGSGKTTTLNMIGALDKPTSGKVSLEGRDLAELSRSQLSHLRRDRIGFIFQAYNLVPTLTAYENAEFVLSIQGRPKKERRERVMAILNEVGLAGLENRRPDEMSGGQQQRVAIARAIAHDPAIVLADEPTANVDSATTDSLLELMERLNHVDGVTFLFSTHDKRVMDRAHRIIVMRDGKVESETFANPDGP
- a CDS encoding multidrug efflux SMR transporter — translated: MASWIYLVVAILMEVSGTTCMKLSDGFQKPIPSILLFVFYGLSFGALAMTLKKMEVGVAYAVWSGLGTALIAMIGILWFGEAATWLKAVSLLLIIVGVAGLNMGGGLH
- a CDS encoding outer membrane lipoprotein-sorting protein, which translates into the protein MKTKWSAAIIVLAAAIICGHAPEAFPSSSRADEILRKIDDMWRGKSSHAKLMMRVKTANYTRSLGMEAWSKGKEKTLVRIISPIKEKGTATLKSGTEIYTYLPKTDRTIRLTSGMMMGSWMGSHFTNDDLVKESRLTDDYETRITFEGRRDGKEMMEFTLIPKPEAAVVWGKIVLLTEIDGENYIPVREDFFDEDGAPVRRMTFSDVKMFGGRKMPAIQRVTPSGKPDEYTELFYEELQFDMPLGDAFFSISELRR
- a CDS encoding protein kinase, coding for MPPKVILSVIKGKLEGLKFSFDERTTRLIGRAFDCDPRLPDDDAHKTISRHHCMLDINPPDIRVRDFGSLNGTFVNGKKIGMRPAGVSAAETSSITFPEHDLKDGDEIKLGETTFKIEVKIPHVCQHCGQEIPEEIEGECSPGEGVYLCPSCQGSTRMLDSTKPGAITSRKCAKCGRDVVNEAANRNGVYICMACRKDPLDIVHALIEKANGGDEGVAGVKGYSIIKELGRGGMGAVYLARRESDDHQVALKVMLPQVAADERSKDMFLREVENARAVDHPNVVRLLETGYSGGVFYFTMEFCDLGSLEGLMKSRKGTLPVDEAVEIALQALDGLDAIHNATVNVKLADGTESQAKGLVHRDIKPANIFLSGAGGKRTAKIADVGLGKAFDLAGLSGQTMTGSSAGTPLFMPRQQVINFKYAKPDVDVWAIAATLYSMMTGSVPRDFPRGKDPWQIVLQNKAVPIRDRNPNVPEKLAKVIDMALIDQPDMTFKSAVQLKKAIEEAV
- a CDS encoding Stp1/IreP family PP2C-type Ser/Thr phosphatase, translated to MIRIKSFAGVTDKGRVRSSNEDSLFMDGKDGVFIVADGMGGHSSGEVASRIVVDALPQLVGSWTSKLSSFKGDEALNRVKAAIVELSEQIVNETSERPALYGMGSTVVMALFRGAGTVIAHMGDSRAYLFRSKKLVRMTTDHSLVQLLLDSGEISEEQIKKHPAKSQITRHVGMRGEALPDAKFLEMVNGDRLLLCSDGLTGLVEDDEIRKILSGARGPSEACGALVKAANSAGGSDNITVIVVDVWDDEASSTETKYKTRVIKIKRI
- a CDS encoding FtsX-like permease family protein, with the protein product MNMATLAFRNLGRNRLRAAATVGAMALAGGIMILYSTLVDGIVETIERNVVEMETGEMQIHSPKYREDPDIYYTVKDPAALIEKLDAMGYNAAPRLYGFGLAAAGQASSGVWMKGVDFEREASVTQLQRHISEGSWLSPGDLKGVVIGKKLAKSLNAGPGSEIVIVSQAMDGSTANEIFIVRGVLKLVGEGTDRAGVIMLEPVFREVMVMPNGAHQIAVSRRGVVPDMKTAAAQVGAAAAGLETKTWREMRPVIARMLDITQVMTTLMLLITYSAIVMVTLNAMLMNVFERIPEFGVMKAVGLSPMRLMGIVLTEAALEASVACVLACAAGLPLSLYAQSHGIDLSRVSTGISAGGVALDPVWYARVTPGAVLFPLAVLFLVAMLAVIYPGIKAAMINPREAIYHR
- a CDS encoding ABC transporter permease encodes the protein MINRMAARNLMRRKRRTLITALSIALGIFLSVTFTAMGDYSYTNMINTSAKMGFGHVTIEPAGYNASPTLSKRIGAAGEIRDLLLAQPGVEKAIVRISGQAMFASASKSAGGVFIGIDPAMETPDANVFLSSVTEGAVFDGTSGRGALVGSRLAEKLNLKIGKKFIYTTTSAEGDIVSEMARVSGVFKTGVDEVDGATVLLPIDSARQTLGYAPDEATIVSVFINDYRDANIARDAAAAVLAGRRVESMTWSQTQAELAGHVEVDRAFNYFYQFLVGIMIAAGILNTMMMGVLERQREFGVMLAIGMRPSRLFMMVLVESIWLGLIGLALGVIVTAPWYVYMHQVGLDLSRYWQEGTDVSGVLIDPVLKFRLYRESVMWILAGVFSLAVAAGLYPAWKAGRVVPVESLKTI